The sequence ACACCCACGTCACGCAGCGAGACTGGTGTGCGCTTGTTTACGTCCATCAATCGCAGTTCGGAAATGGCGATGTCTCCCTCCTGTTCCAGCGATTTCACGAACTCCCAAGATTTCCCCAATGCCTCCTCGTACGCATCGACGGCCCGGTCTGCCTGAGCCTCCTGGTAGTTGATCTCCTGCTGATACGACACTTCCCGCAATGCTTCGGTGATGACTGCCTCGCGCTCTTCATTGGATCGCGCAGCTTCAATCTTGTCGCGCCACGGCCGCAGCTTGGTCAACTCCTCCTCTGCCTGGGCCTGGTCAAGCTCGTACTGGTACTGAAGCAAATGCTCGACCTCAGACAGTTCCCCGGTAAGCAATTCCCGTCGCTGCTCCAAAGTCAGCGGCGTCTTCATGAAGGCACGGACCAGAGGATCTTTCAGATCTCCAGCACTATAGAAACGAGCGATCTCGAGTCGGTAAGGCGTCTTCATCCACGTCTTGGCCGGAGCTTCCTTCTCCATGGCGTCAAGCGCGGTATTCCAATTGGACCTTCCAGGATGTCCAGCTAACCATTGGTTCACCTTTTCACGCAGCGCCTCGTCCTTGCGCAACAGCTCCCAGGCAAACTTGCCGCCGGACACCCAGTTTTCATCCTGATGCTGCTGGAAGGCCACGTGGCGTGGCGGCACATCACGGAGCGGACCAAGGTACTTAAAGCCATGGAGCTCGCCGGCCAGAACTTCGGCAATGCCCTTGACCAGATCGTTCAAACTACGTGGCATCTGGAAGCGGATCGCCTGTGCAATGTCTTCAGCACGATTCCCCTTGCTGACGGGAAAAAACATCTGCGCCGCAGGCGAATCTGCAGTCTCGACCTGCGGCAAATCCACGCCCGTTGGAAGGAATGCTCCCATGCGCACTACCAGTTCCGGCAAAAGACCAGAGATGGCTTCATCGGCCGGAGAAAAATCCTCGTCACGCATTTCCGTCGTGGTGGTATACCCCTCGACGATGGCCCTAATCAACTGCCGAAACACCGGATTTTTTCCAGCGAACCGGAGAATTCGCAGTGTGCCGCCGGCTTCGTCACGACGAGCCATGTACAGGAGGTCTTCGTCATTAGCTCGAAACTCGATCGAATCCACGCGAGGCACGGACTCGCTGGTCGGCCTATCGAACTTGTTCAGCTTGATGCCGAGATGGATGAAGACCTGCAGGGTGTCCACTGGCGAGAGCAGGCCGGCCAGATGACGTAAGTTCGGGTCGTCCTTTAATCCCGCAGTCTTGATCTCAGCGCCCCACACCACACTGTTGCGGAGCTGACCGCGATGTACGAACTGGCGATAGCCACCCAGGTCTATGGCGCTGCCACCGACCTCGGTGTGGTGCACATCTAACCGCGCACGACCTTGCTTGTCGCGACCAAACTGAGCTTCATGCGCCAGGGCAAGACTATGGATGAAGCTAGACTTTCCAGAGCTGTTCGGACCGAACACTAGGGTTATGGGTTTGAGCGGTATGCGCTGGGTATCGGCGAAGGCCTTGAAGTTGCCCACGTGCAGGGCGTGCAGGCGGCGGCTCATGCTTCCGGCTCCTCGTCGATGTTTTCCAGCTCGCGCTCGATTTCCTCGATGCTGGGCAGATCGGTTTTCAGCTTTTCCGGCAACTGCCGGACCAGTTCGTACTCGGCCACGCCGATGGGCTTCTCGATGCCGGACAACGCGTATTCGGCCACCACATGATTCTTGCTCTTGCACAACAACAGGCCAATGGTTGGCTGGTCGTCGACATGCTTGACCTGCCTGTCCACAGCGGTCATGTAGAAACTCAACTGCCCGGCATCTTCCGGCTCGAATTTTCCGGATTTCAGCTCTACCACGACGTAGCAGCGCAACTTCAGGTGATAGAACAGCAAGTCGATGTAGAAGTCATCACCAGCGACTTCCACATGCACTTGTCGTCCCACATAGGCAAAGCCTGCGCCAAGCTCGACCAGGAAGCGGGCGACGTGCTGCACCAACGCAGATTCGATGGCACGCTCTTCGGCCTCCTTGCCCAGCCCGAGGAAGTCCAGCTTGTACGGATCCTTCAGTGATTCGCGGGCAAGGTCGGATTGCGGTTTGGGCAACTGCACTTCAAAGTTGGTTATGGCATTGCCACTTCGCTCGCGCAGGCCGGATTCGATCTGCATGGCCAGCACGTTACGCGACCAGCCGTGCTCAGCCGCCTTGAGGGCATACCACTGGCGTTCTTCGGCCGTTTTCAGCTTGTCTAGCAGAGCGAGCTGGTGATACCACGGCAATTGTGCAAGCACTGCTTGCACAAATCCGGCATCCGGCCAGGCCTCGGCGAAGGCGCGCATGTATTTGAGGTTTCGCGGGGAGAATCCGTGCATGTCCGGAAAGGCGTTGCGCAGGTCGCGCGCCAGCCGGTCAATGACCTTGCTGCCCCAGCCTTGTTCGGCTTGCCGTTGCAGAATGTCACGGCCAATTTGCCAATACAGCAGCACCAGTTCGCGGTTTACCGCTTGCGCGGCGCGTTGTTGTGCGGCGTGGATGCGGGTTTTCAGTTCGCCCAGCCAATCGACATAGCCGCTGGGCAGCGCGCCGGCTGCCTTCACCGCCGTTTTCTGCGAAGTTGGCTTCTTGGTGCTCATGCCACGCTACCCGGCAGGGGCAGGTTCAGGGCTTGCGCTTGTTGCTGCATCTCCTGCAACAACTCGGCCATGTGCGCCTGTCGCCACTTGGCGGTAAGTTCGCCCGCGAAGGCTTTTTGCAGCAGCAACGCAAAAGTCCTTTCGACTTGCTCACCGGCAGAAACCGTTTTCCCCAACATTTGCTTGATGGTTCTCGCTTGTTCGGAAAATTCTTCCACAAGTGGAAACGGTGGAACAAACACGTTCACCTTCTGAAGATTCTGACGCGTTATCTGCGGTTGTGCAGCACCTGTGATCGCGTCATCCAAACCACGCACGTTAAGATACGTTTCGAGAAATTCGATGGTCGTTTTATTGGGATCAGGGTCGTCCAGCGCCATCGCGTTGCCGGTGACGTAGCTCTTCGGTTCGCAGACGTTGATCGTTCCGCAAGTCGCGCCACGACAAGTAATCAGCACTGTTGGATGTTCATGGTTGTAGCTCGAATAGAAGCCAATTTTTCCATTCGCGCCGTAAACCGGAAACCCCGATTCGGTCAGTTCCTTCCCGGATATCGTCGGCCATTGGCGCGGGCTGGAAATTTCATTCAGCGGTTCAACAGCCCACCCCTTCGGATTCGCCGCCGGGTCACCGAACATCCTTAAGAACAGCGCGGGCAGGATGCGTGCAGCTTTGGCGTCGGCGGCGCGGCGCAGACGGCGCAAGGCGTCAGCTTGACCGAGCAGTTCGACGATGCGGTGCTGTTCGCTCAACGGGGGCAGTGGCGCCTCGTGTTCCCAAAACCAATCCATCACCACCCGTGGCATTTTTGCGCCCGCCACATGATGCGAGGCCTGATTCACGAAAGCGGGCGAACGCAGGTAATATGCCAAGAACTTTGCATCCAGCGCTTCTGCAATGGGTCGAAGTGGAATCAACTCCGTCGTGGCAATGCCTGGCTCATCAGGCAGCGTGACCTTGTTGAGATACGGGCGCAGCTTGGAATAAAGCACATTGCCCGTATCGAAATTGAACGTGGACGAGCCCGCCTCATCGGCTTGAGTGAATCGCTTTTCGACAATCTCGCCCGTATCGCTCTCAATCTGATCTAGCGAAAGATTCCAGACTTTCTGATCCGGCTTGAATGTTATTCGTGCTGAAGATGGCGGGGC is a genomic window of Stenotrophomonas sp. Marseille-Q4652 containing:
- a CDS encoding DUF3696 domain-containing protein → MSRRLHALHVGNFKAFADTQRIPLKPITLVFGPNSSGKSSFIHSLALAHEAQFGRDKQGRARLDVHHTEVGGSAIDLGGYRQFVHRGQLRNSVVWGAEIKTAGLKDDPNLRHLAGLLSPVDTLQVFIHLGIKLNKFDRPTSESVPRVDSIEFRANDEDLLYMARRDEAGGTLRILRFAGKNPVFRQLIRAIVEGYTTTTEMRDEDFSPADEAISGLLPELVVRMGAFLPTGVDLPQVETADSPAAQMFFPVSKGNRAEDIAQAIRFQMPRSLNDLVKGIAEVLAGELHGFKYLGPLRDVPPRHVAFQQHQDENWVSGGKFAWELLRKDEALREKVNQWLAGHPGRSNWNTALDAMEKEAPAKTWMKTPYRLEIARFYSAGDLKDPLVRAFMKTPLTLEQRRELLTGELSEVEHLLQYQYELDQAQAEEELTKLRPWRDKIEAARSNEEREAVITEALREVSYQQEINYQEAQADRAVDAYEEALGKSWEFVKSLEQEGDIAISELRLMDVNKRTPVSLRDVGVGISQVLPVLALAYGSKRQLVAIEQPEIHLHPALQAELGDVFIESALSENENTFILETHSEHLILRLLRRVREGALSPEKIAVLYVQPTGTESKVLEIRVDEDGDFIDRWPGGFFEESFREREAGR
- a CDS encoding PDDEXK nuclease domain-containing protein, with product MSTKKPTSQKTAVKAAGALPSGYVDWLGELKTRIHAAQQRAAQAVNRELVLLYWQIGRDILQRQAEQGWGSKVIDRLARDLRNAFPDMHGFSPRNLKYMRAFAEAWPDAGFVQAVLAQLPWYHQLALLDKLKTAEERQWYALKAAEHGWSRNVLAMQIESGLRERSGNAITNFEVQLPKPQSDLARESLKDPYKLDFLGLGKEAEERAIESALVQHVARFLVELGAGFAYVGRQVHVEVAGDDFYIDLLFYHLKLRCYVVVELKSGKFEPEDAGQLSFYMTAVDRQVKHVDDQPTIGLLLCKSKNHVVAEYALSGIEKPIGVAEYELVRQLPEKLKTDLPSIEEIERELENIDEEPEA
- a CDS encoding restriction endonuclease subunit S, which translates into the protein MTWLTASLRRIAPPSSARITFKPDQKVWNLSLDQIESDTGEIVEKRFTQADEAGSSTFNFDTGNVLYSKLRPYLNKVTLPDEPGIATTELIPLRPIAEALDAKFLAYYLRSPAFVNQASHHVAGAKMPRVVMDWFWEHEAPLPPLSEQHRIVELLGQADALRRLRRAADAKAARILPALFLRMFGDPAANPKGWAVEPLNEISSPRQWPTISGKELTESGFPVYGANGKIGFYSSYNHEHPTVLITCRGATCGTINVCEPKSYVTGNAMALDDPDPNKTTIEFLETYLNVRGLDDAITGAAQPQITRQNLQKVNVFVPPFPLVEEFSEQARTIKQMLGKTVSAGEQVERTFALLLQKAFAGELTAKWRQAHMAELLQEMQQQAQALNLPLPGSVA